GACCTTCTCGTCGATCATGGTGTTCTCGGGAATGATGACCTTGCCGGTCTCCTCGTCGAAGACCGGGAACATGGTCACCCGGCCGAGCACGCGCTCGGAGAGTTTCTGCTCGATGTTGCCGGACTTGACCAGATGCGTGACCTCGAGGCCATCGACGGTGCCGCAGTCGATCTCGGAGACGATGACGTCCTGGACGACATCGACGAGGCGGCGAGTCAGGTAGCCCGAGTTGGCGGTCTTGAGCGCCGTGTCGGCCAGACCCTTGCGTGCGCCGTGCGTGGAGATGAAGTACTGCAACACCGAGAGGCCCTCGCGGAAGGACGAGGTGATGGGCGTCTCGATGATCTCGCCCGAGGGCTTGGCCATCAGGCCGCGCATGCCCGCGAGCTGGCGCATCTGGTCCTGGTTGCCTCGCGCGCCGGAGTTGACCATCATGAAGATGGGGTTGAAGCTGACGTCCTTGCTCTTCTCACCCGTCTTGGGATCGGTCACGATGTCCGTGGAGATGCGGCTGAACATGGCCTTGGCCACGTCCTGGGTGCATTTGGTCCAGACGTCCACGACCTTGTTGTACTTCTCGGTGCGGGTGATGATGCCTTCCTGGTACTGGCGCTGGATGTCCTCCACCTCGTCGGCCGAGGCCGTGAGCATGGTGGCCTTCTCAGGCGGAATTTCCAGGTCCTTGATGCCGACGGTGACGCCTGCGCGGGTGGAGTATTCGTAGCCCAGATCCTTCAGCTTGTCGCAGAGGATGACCGTGGCCTTGGTTCCGGCGCGGCGGTAGGCCTCGGAAACCAGCTTGGCAATGGTCTTCTTGTTGAGCAGGGTGTTGACCAGCTCGAAGGGCATCTCCTTGGGCAGAAGCTCGGCCACGATGACGCGGCCGGGCGTAGTCTGGACGAGCGTACCGTCGATGCGCACCTTAATCTTGGCGTGCAGGGAGACCACGCCCGCGTCGATGGCCGCGATGACCTCCCAGGGACCGGAGAAGATCTTGCCCTCGCCCTTGGCGAAGGCCCGCTCCACGGTGAGGTAGTACAGCCCGAGCACGATGTCCTGAGAGGGCACGATGATCGGCTGGCCGTTGGAAGGCGAGAGGATGTTGTTGGTGCTCATCATCAGCACCCGGCACTCGATCTGCGCCTCCACGGAGAGAGGCACGTGCACGGCCATCTGGTCGCCATCGAAGTCGGCGTTGTAGGCCGCGCAGACCAGCGGGTGCAGGCGGATGGCCTTGCCCTCGACGAGCAGCGGCTCGAAGGACTGGATGCCCAGACGGTGCAGGGTGGGCGCGCGGTTGAGCATGATCGGGTACTCGCGCACGACCTCTTCCAGGATGTCCCAGACCACCAGTTCCTCGCGCTCGACCATCTTCTTGGCGCTCTTGATGGTCGTGGCGATCTCGCGCCGCTCGAGCTCGGAGTAGATGAAGGGCTTGAAGAGTTCGAGAGCCATTTTCTTGGGCAGGCCGCACTGGTGCAGCTTCAGGTTCGGGCCGACCACGATGACCGAGCGGCCCGAGTAGTCGACGCGCTTGCCCAGGAGGTTCTGACGGAACCGGCCCTGCTTGCCCTTGATCATGTCGGAGAGCGACTTGAGCGGCCGGCCGTTGGTGCCGGTGATGGCCCGGCCGCGGCGGCCGTTGTCGAACAGGGCGTCGACGGCCTCCTGCAGCATGCGCTTTTCGTTGCGGATGATGATCTCGGGCGCGCCGAGTTCGAGCAGCCGCTTCAGGCGGTTGTTGCGGTTGATGACCCTGCGGTAGAGGTCGTTCAGGTCCGAGGTGGCGAAGCGGCCGCCGTCCAGCGGAACCAGGGGGCGCAGTTCGGGCGGAATGACCGGGATGACCTCCATGATCATCCACTCCGGACGGTTGCCCGACTCCAGGAAGGCCTCCACGATCTTCAGGCGCTTGGTGAGCTTCTTCTTCTTGGTCTGCGACTTGGTGCTCTGCGACTCCTCGCGCAGCTCGGCGCGCAGGGCCTCCAGGTTCAGCTCCTCGAGAAGCTCGCGGGCGGCCTCGGCGCCCATGCTCACGCGCAGGGCGTCCTCGCCGTAGGCGTCGATGATCTGCAGGTACTGATCCTCGGAGATGACCTGGCACTTCTTGAGGTTCGTCTCCTTGGGGTCCATGACGATGTAGGAGTCGAAGTAGAGCACCTTTTCGAGGTCGGCCATGGTCATGTCGAGCAGCGTGCCGATCTTGGAAGGCAGGGTCTTCAGGAACCAGATGTGGGCCACGGGCGCGGCCAGCTCAATGTGGCCCATGCGCTCGCGGCGCACCTTGGAGGCGATGACCTCGACGCCGCACTTCTCGCAGACGATGCCGCGATGCTTCATGCGCTTGTACTTGCCGCAGT
Above is a genomic segment from Alkalidesulfovibrio alkalitolerans DSM 16529 containing:
- the rpoC gene encoding DNA-directed RNA polymerase subunit beta', with translation MTLDDLFSFRQSATQNVMARGVKAIQISIASPEKIREWSFGEVKKPETINYRTFKPERDGLFCAKIFGPVKDYECNCGKYKRMKHRGIVCEKCGVEVIASKVRRERMGHIELAAPVAHIWFLKTLPSKIGTLLDMTMADLEKVLYFDSYIVMDPKETNLKKCQVISEDQYLQIIDAYGEDALRVSMGAEAARELLEELNLEALRAELREESQSTKSQTKKKKLTKRLKIVEAFLESGNRPEWMIMEVIPVIPPELRPLVPLDGGRFATSDLNDLYRRVINRNNRLKRLLELGAPEIIIRNEKRMLQEAVDALFDNGRRGRAITGTNGRPLKSLSDMIKGKQGRFRQNLLGKRVDYSGRSVIVVGPNLKLHQCGLPKKMALELFKPFIYSELERREIATTIKSAKKMVEREELVVWDILEEVVREYPIMLNRAPTLHRLGIQSFEPLLVEGKAIRLHPLVCAAYNADFDGDQMAVHVPLSVEAQIECRVLMMSTNNILSPSNGQPIIVPSQDIVLGLYYLTVERAFAKGEGKIFSGPWEVIAAIDAGVVSLHAKIKVRIDGTLVQTTPGRVIVAELLPKEMPFELVNTLLNKKTIAKLVSEAYRRAGTKATVILCDKLKDLGYEYSTRAGVTVGIKDLEIPPEKATMLTASADEVEDIQRQYQEGIITRTEKYNKVVDVWTKCTQDVAKAMFSRISTDIVTDPKTGEKSKDVSFNPIFMMVNSGARGNQDQMRQLAGMRGLMAKPSGEIIETPITSSFREGLSVLQYFISTHGARKGLADTALKTANSGYLTRRLVDVVQDVIVSEIDCGTVDGLEVTHLVKSGNIEQKLSERVLGRVTMFPVFDEETGKVIIPENTMIDEKVADVLDDHGISSIIIRSVLTCQSEHGVCASCYGRDLARGRLVNVGETVGIIAAQSIGEPGTQLTMRTFHIGGTASREIERSSIQSSHVGQVVLHRVKTVTNSEGFDMVLNKSGQIGIVDEQGREREKYILPSGAKLYVKHGQAVKKGDLVAEWDPFNEPFVTDVEGTLRFTDIIEGKTYQEKVDEITRRSTQTIIEYRSTNLKPTISVVDAKGRVLKRPNSETKAAFQLPVGAIIMVRDGEPVRAGDIIARKPRETSKTKDIVGGLPRVAELFEVRKPKELAVVSEIDGTIGFGPETKGKRKIIVTPEVGEPKEYLIPKGRHVTVSEGDFVEAGELLTEGYPELHDILKIKGEKFLARYLVEEVQDVYRFQGVGINDKHIEIIVRQMLKKVSILDPGGTSFLVGEQVDKQRFMEENQKCLAEGLTPAVAEPLVLGITQASLTTDSFISAASFQETTKVLTEAALSGKSDPLRGLKENVIVGRLIPAGTGYRRYMNSEIVVPEQPERPDKFLEDIEEEPLYAGRE